The following proteins are encoded in a genomic region of Longimicrobium sp.:
- a CDS encoding CPBP family intramembrane glutamic endopeptidase has product MPRYFELTRKHTYSLLFAIPVLVAYEAGAAMINHGTSGLRNGADVLLRTVLAAGGIHSTVAFTAILALGAVVLIVKERRKEAVPIRGAVFAGMAMESVLYALVFGTVVGTLTAWVLGGWRLAADPAGGPLARVPFGEGVVLSLGAGFYEELLFRVILVGGLLAVFKQSGLGNTSRKIYAAILAALLFSAFHYIGPYAYPLELGSFTFRFLSGLALNALFITRGFGIAVWTHALYDIYVMLLQR; this is encoded by the coding sequence ATGCCGCGCTATTTCGAGCTGACCCGCAAGCACACGTACTCGCTGCTCTTCGCCATTCCCGTGCTGGTGGCGTACGAGGCCGGCGCGGCGATGATCAACCACGGCACCAGCGGCCTGCGCAACGGCGCCGACGTGCTGCTGCGCACCGTGCTGGCGGCGGGCGGCATCCACAGCACAGTGGCGTTCACCGCCATCCTGGCGCTCGGCGCGGTCGTGCTGATCGTGAAGGAGCGGCGGAAGGAAGCCGTGCCCATCCGCGGCGCCGTGTTCGCGGGGATGGCGATGGAGAGCGTGCTGTACGCCCTCGTCTTCGGCACCGTGGTCGGCACGCTGACCGCGTGGGTGCTGGGGGGATGGCGCCTGGCCGCGGACCCGGCGGGCGGGCCGCTCGCCCGCGTCCCCTTCGGCGAGGGGGTGGTGCTGTCCCTGGGCGCGGGGTTCTACGAGGAGCTGCTCTTCCGGGTGATCCTGGTGGGCGGACTTCTCGCGGTCTTCAAGCAGTCGGGCCTGGGGAACACGTCGCGGAAGATCTACGCGGCCATCCTGGCGGCGCTGCTCTTCTCCGCCTTCCACTACATCGGCCCGTACGCGTACCCGCTGGAGCTGGGCTCGTTCACCTTCCGCTTCCTGAGCGGGCTGGCGCTGAACGCGCTGTTCATTACCCGCGGCTTCGGCATCGCCGTGTGGACGCACGCGCTGTACGACATCTACGTGATGCTGCTGCAGCGGTGA